A genomic window from Triticum urartu cultivar G1812 chromosome 7, Tu2.1, whole genome shotgun sequence includes:
- the LOC125518865 gene encoding formin-binding protein 4 isoform X1, whose protein sequence is MGRRKERRLAAKAASGRRVKLDLFLDPSPGEASMKEGVGEENRGQQTGVPTSPSSSDKKENPLALLGQYSDDEEEDEVATDQPIGETKGSPTDASAEVIHDQGDITGDNGNADSELPASVSVQQEVSQADDVKIITETVAQEFTVAPDPTLENECVTATEAVPDSSGMQIVGDIGGNWKAIMHEQSNQCYYWNTVTGETSWEIPNGLASVVAADGITSASVPTHMGYSVEAQAHVLPHSNVEAYPSDVSVGNGTATYTAMGTYTHDPYAYTGAVASHETVDIDPLQLAKYGEDLLQRLKLLERPHVAIDSLELIKREIEIRIADCNALSSYGSSLLPLWLHAEVHLKQLELSVSKFEASYTTKHGYRETVDAGHKAPNEAEVMAPSEGEHLKVDVSTLGISTGDENIKVEEPCTTSSVQNSQGVAAAILRVESDSDEDMDVEMEVDEEGVEEQGGSTSMANKEHPSSEQVRSPALSSLEDSAPPPQDNDIPPPPPPEEEWIPPPPPENEPAPPPPPEPEEPAVSFVNADTLPQPYGDQANLGYTLPGMEYYPAAGTDGTNANYYMQASDSHILQSQQHSYYAPLSASGVSIPVETTSIPPVPGSYYSYPSVTMAATEVAAESSGYYASSTSAISSGELDNKTSSASLVANSNVNTVESDKVISKEPTVASLSQSVGAVSSGPTVHGSSTQASTSSTNQTKVPRTKKRPVAVASSLRSNKKVSSLVDKWKAAKEELRDEEEEEPEDALEYLERKRRKEIDGWRKQQIASGEAKENANFVPLGGDWRDRVKRKRAEAKKEAKTEPIRAAAEQHKGEPDLSELSKGLPSGWQAYIDESTKQVYYGNNLTSETTWDRPSK, encoded by the exons ATGGGGAGGCGGAAGGAGCGCCGCCTGGCGGCCAAGGCGGCCTCGGGCCGCAGGGTCAAGCTCGACCTCTTCCTCGATCCTTCCCCCG GGGAGGCATCTATGAAAGAGGGAGTAGGAGAGGAAAACCGTGGGCAGCAAACTGGTGTTCCCACTTCACCATCTTCGTCAG ATAAGAAGGAAAATCCTCTAGCGTTGCTTGGGCAATATAGTGATgatgaagaagaggatgaagtaGCAACAGATCAACCCATTGGTGAAACTAAGGGGAGCCCAACTGATGCAAGTGCTGAG GTTATTCATGATCAGGGTGATATAACTGGGGATAACGGCAATGCAGATAGTGAACTGCCTGCTTCTGTTAGTGTTCAGCAGGAGGTATCTCAAGCTGATGATGTCAAAATTATCACAGAAACCGTTGCTCAGGAATTTACTGTTGCCCCTGATCCAACTCTGGAAAATGAGTGTGTGACAGCAACGGAAGCTGTCCCAGATTCATCTGGCATGCAAATTGTTGGTGACATTGGTGGGAATTGGAAGGCTATAATGCATGAACAGAGTAATCAGTGCTACTACTGGAACACAGTTACAGGAGAAACTTCTTGGGAGATTCCTAATGGATTAGCTTCAGTAGTTGCTGCCGATGGAATCACTTCTGCATCTGTGCCTACTCATATGGGGTACTCTGTCGAAGCTCAAGCACATGTCCTTCCCCACAGTAATGTCGAAGCATATCCTAGTGACGTGTCTGTTGGAAATGGCACAGCAACCTATACTGCTATGGGAACTTATACTCATGATCCTTATGCTTACACTGGAGCCGTTGCTAGTCATGAGACAGTGGACATTGACCCCTTGCAGCTTGCAAAATATGGTGAGGATTTACTGCAAAGACTGAAGCTGCTGGAAAG GCCACATGTTGCCATTGACAGTCTTGAGTTGATAAAAAGAGAAATTGAGATACGAATAGCAGACTGTAATGCCCTCTCCTCGTATGGATCTTCTTTACTTCCGTTGTGGTTGCATGCTGAGGTGCACCTTAAGCAACTAGAACTTTCAGTTTCCAAGTTTGAAGCTAGCTACACCACCAAACATGGATATCGGGAGACAGTGGATGCAGGACACAAAGCACCTAATGAAGCTGAAGTTATGGCACCCTCTGAGGGTGAGCATTTGAAGGTTGATGTTAGCACTCTGGGAATAAGTACTGGCGATGAAAATATTAAGGTTGAGGAACCATGTACAACATCATCTGTTCAGAACTCACAAGGTGTGGCAGCAGCTATTTTAAGAGTTGAATCAGATAGTGATGAAGATATGGACGTGGAAATGGAGGTCGATGAAGAAGGTGTTGAAGAGCAGGGCGGTTCCACTTCTATGGCAAATAAGGAGCATCCTTCATCAGAGCAAGTGCGATCACCAGCTTTGTCATCATTGGAGGATTCTGCTCCTCCCCCACAGGATAATGACattcctccaccaccaccaccagaagaggAATGGATTCCACCTCCACCACCTGAGAATGAACCagctcctccacctcctcctgaGCCTGAAGAGCCCGCTGTgtcatttgttaatgctgatacACTTCCTCAgccatatggagatcaagcaaactTGGGTTATACGCTTCCAGGAATGGAGTACTATCCTGCTGCTGGTACAGATGGCACCAATGCCAACTACTATATGCAAGCAAGCGATTCTCATATTCTTCAATCACAGCAGCATTCTTACTATGCACCATTGTCTGCAAGTGGCGTATCTATTCCTGTTGAGACCACATCCATCCCCCCAGTACCAGGTTCTTATTATAGCTATCCTTCCGTCACTATGGCTGCCACTGAAGTAGCGGCTGAATCTTCTGGATACTATGCTTCATCAACCTCTGCCATTTCTAGTGGTGAATTAGATAACAAAACAAGCTCGGCCTCCCTTGTTGCAAATAGTAATGTGAATACTGTGGAGTCTGATAAAGTGATATCCAAGGAGCCCACAGTTGCGTCTTTGAGCCAATCAGTAGGAGCAGTATCTTCAGGACCAACAGTACATGGAAGTTCTACTCAAGCTTCTACTAGCTCCACTAATCAGACTAAAG TTCCTCGTACTAAGAAGCGACCTGTTGCTGTTGCATCATCACTGAGATCTAATAAGAAGGTCTCAAGTCTGGTGGATAAG TGGAAAGCTGCAAAGGAGGAGCTTcgtgatgaagaggaagaggagccTGAAGATGCTTTGGAGTACCTAGAAAGGAAACGCCGGAAGGAAATAGAT GGGTGGCGTAAGCAACAAATAGCTAGTGGAGAAGCCAAGGAAAATGCTAATTTTGTTCCCCTTGGTGGTGACTG GCGTGACCGTGTAAAACGCAAAAGAGCTGAAGCAAAGAAGGAAGCAAAGACTGAACCTATTCGTGCAGCTGCCGAACAACACAAAGGGGAGCCTGATCTCTCAGAGCTCTCCAAGGGTCTTCCTTCTGGGTGGCAG GCATACATAGACGAGTCTACGAAGCAAGTGTACTATGGGAACAACCTCACTTCCGAGACGACTTGGGATCGGCCTAGCAAATAA
- the LOC125518866 gene encoding uncharacterized protein LOC125518866 isoform X1, which translates to MASRRVLRLLTASRGISSTPHLASLGWINKIKDTFTGKKAADSPFPPSESFNLNMFADSMEMARKVGTFKNFVSGRCSEATVVAACEKHAAVLRYLATIDPTGEKLKTSDKISATKHCNCTIADVEHILAKYTWAKDAQKKIEKLKEEGKPVPKTFTEVQNLMGNTAFDLGRANLEKSGQISRNALCPCGSKKRYKKCCGAS; encoded by the exons ATGGCGTCCCGCCGCGTCCTCCGCCTCCTAACGGCATCTCGAGGCATCTCCTCAACCCCACATCTCGCCTCCCTCGGGTGGATCAACAAGATCAAGGACACCTTCACCGGCAAGAAGGCCGCCGACTCACCCTTCCCCCCGTCTGAATCCTTCAATCTCAACA TGTTCGCGGATTCGATGGAGATGGCGAGGAAGGTGGGAACTTTCAAGAACTTCGTGTCAGGGAGATGCAGCGAGGCCACCGTCGTAGCCGCCTGCGAGAAGCACGCCGCCGTTCTCCGCTACCTCGCCACCATCGACCCAACCGGCGAG AAGCTCAAAACCAGTGACAAAATTAGTGCCACCAAGCATTGCAACTGCACAATTGCTGATGTGGAGCACATACTGGCCAAGTACACATGGGCTAAAGATGCCCAAAAGAAGATTGAAAAACTCAAAGAAGAAGGAAAGCCAGTGCCAAAGACATTTACTGAG GTGCAAAATCTAATGGGTAATACAGCCTTTGACCTTGGAAGAGCTAATCTGGAAAAGAGTGGTCAGATAAGTAGGAATGCTCTCTGCCCATGCGGTTCTAAGAAACGATATAAAAA GTGTTGTGGGGCTTCTTGA
- the LOC125518865 gene encoding formin-binding protein 4 isoform X3 — MQIVGDIGGNWKAIMHEQSNQCYYWNTVTGETSWEIPNGLASVVAADGITSASVPTHMGYSVEAQAHVLPHSNVEAYPSDVSVGNGTATYTAMGTYTHDPYAYTGAVASHETVDIDPLQLAKYGEDLLQRLKLLERPHVAIDSLELIKREIEIRIADCNALSSYGSSLLPLWLHAEVHLKQLELSVSKFEASYTTKHGYRETVDAGHKAPNEAEVMAPSEGEHLKVDVSTLGISTGDENIKVEEPCTTSSVQNSQGVAAAILRVESDSDEDMDVEMEVDEEGVEEQGGSTSMANKEHPSSEQVRSPALSSLEDSAPPPQDNDIPPPPPPEEEWIPPPPPENEPAPPPPPEPEEPAVSFVNADTLPQPYGDQANLGYTLPGMEYYPAAGTDGTNANYYMQASDSHILQSQQHSYYAPLSASGVSIPVETTSIPPVPGSYYSYPSVTMAATEVAAESSGYYASSTSAISSGELDNKTSSASLVANSNVNTVESDKVISKEPTVASLSQSVGAVSSGPTVHGSSTQASTSSTNQTKVPRTKKRPVAVASSLRSNKKVSSLVDKWKAAKEELRDEEEEEPEDALEYLERKRRKEIDGWRKQQIASGEAKENANFVPLGGDWRDRVKRKRAEAKKEAKTEPIRAAAEQHKGEPDLSELSKGLPSGWQAYIDESTKQVYYGNNLTSETTWDRPSK, encoded by the exons ATGCAAATTGTTGGTGACATTGGTGGGAATTGGAAGGCTATAATGCATGAACAGAGTAATCAGTGCTACTACTGGAACACAGTTACAGGAGAAACTTCTTGGGAGATTCCTAATGGATTAGCTTCAGTAGTTGCTGCCGATGGAATCACTTCTGCATCTGTGCCTACTCATATGGGGTACTCTGTCGAAGCTCAAGCACATGTCCTTCCCCACAGTAATGTCGAAGCATATCCTAGTGACGTGTCTGTTGGAAATGGCACAGCAACCTATACTGCTATGGGAACTTATACTCATGATCCTTATGCTTACACTGGAGCCGTTGCTAGTCATGAGACAGTGGACATTGACCCCTTGCAGCTTGCAAAATATGGTGAGGATTTACTGCAAAGACTGAAGCTGCTGGAAAG GCCACATGTTGCCATTGACAGTCTTGAGTTGATAAAAAGAGAAATTGAGATACGAATAGCAGACTGTAATGCCCTCTCCTCGTATGGATCTTCTTTACTTCCGTTGTGGTTGCATGCTGAGGTGCACCTTAAGCAACTAGAACTTTCAGTTTCCAAGTTTGAAGCTAGCTACACCACCAAACATGGATATCGGGAGACAGTGGATGCAGGACACAAAGCACCTAATGAAGCTGAAGTTATGGCACCCTCTGAGGGTGAGCATTTGAAGGTTGATGTTAGCACTCTGGGAATAAGTACTGGCGATGAAAATATTAAGGTTGAGGAACCATGTACAACATCATCTGTTCAGAACTCACAAGGTGTGGCAGCAGCTATTTTAAGAGTTGAATCAGATAGTGATGAAGATATGGACGTGGAAATGGAGGTCGATGAAGAAGGTGTTGAAGAGCAGGGCGGTTCCACTTCTATGGCAAATAAGGAGCATCCTTCATCAGAGCAAGTGCGATCACCAGCTTTGTCATCATTGGAGGATTCTGCTCCTCCCCCACAGGATAATGACattcctccaccaccaccaccagaagaggAATGGATTCCACCTCCACCACCTGAGAATGAACCagctcctccacctcctcctgaGCCTGAAGAGCCCGCTGTgtcatttgttaatgctgatacACTTCCTCAgccatatggagatcaagcaaactTGGGTTATACGCTTCCAGGAATGGAGTACTATCCTGCTGCTGGTACAGATGGCACCAATGCCAACTACTATATGCAAGCAAGCGATTCTCATATTCTTCAATCACAGCAGCATTCTTACTATGCACCATTGTCTGCAAGTGGCGTATCTATTCCTGTTGAGACCACATCCATCCCCCCAGTACCAGGTTCTTATTATAGCTATCCTTCCGTCACTATGGCTGCCACTGAAGTAGCGGCTGAATCTTCTGGATACTATGCTTCATCAACCTCTGCCATTTCTAGTGGTGAATTAGATAACAAAACAAGCTCGGCCTCCCTTGTTGCAAATAGTAATGTGAATACTGTGGAGTCTGATAAAGTGATATCCAAGGAGCCCACAGTTGCGTCTTTGAGCCAATCAGTAGGAGCAGTATCTTCAGGACCAACAGTACATGGAAGTTCTACTCAAGCTTCTACTAGCTCCACTAATCAGACTAAAG TTCCTCGTACTAAGAAGCGACCTGTTGCTGTTGCATCATCACTGAGATCTAATAAGAAGGTCTCAAGTCTGGTGGATAAG TGGAAAGCTGCAAAGGAGGAGCTTcgtgatgaagaggaagaggagccTGAAGATGCTTTGGAGTACCTAGAAAGGAAACGCCGGAAGGAAATAGAT GGGTGGCGTAAGCAACAAATAGCTAGTGGAGAAGCCAAGGAAAATGCTAATTTTGTTCCCCTTGGTGGTGACTG GCGTGACCGTGTAAAACGCAAAAGAGCTGAAGCAAAGAAGGAAGCAAAGACTGAACCTATTCGTGCAGCTGCCGAACAACACAAAGGGGAGCCTGATCTCTCAGAGCTCTCCAAGGGTCTTCCTTCTGGGTGGCAG GCATACATAGACGAGTCTACGAAGCAAGTGTACTATGGGAACAACCTCACTTCCGAGACGACTTGGGATCGGCCTAGCAAATAA
- the LOC125518865 gene encoding formin-binding protein 4 isoform X2: MIVASSVHKKENPLALLGQYSDDEEEDEVATDQPIGETKGSPTDASAEVIHDQGDITGDNGNADSELPASVSVQQEVSQADDVKIITETVAQEFTVAPDPTLENECVTATEAVPDSSGMQIVGDIGGNWKAIMHEQSNQCYYWNTVTGETSWEIPNGLASVVAADGITSASVPTHMGYSVEAQAHVLPHSNVEAYPSDVSVGNGTATYTAMGTYTHDPYAYTGAVASHETVDIDPLQLAKYGEDLLQRLKLLERPHVAIDSLELIKREIEIRIADCNALSSYGSSLLPLWLHAEVHLKQLELSVSKFEASYTTKHGYRETVDAGHKAPNEAEVMAPSEGEHLKVDVSTLGISTGDENIKVEEPCTTSSVQNSQGVAAAILRVESDSDEDMDVEMEVDEEGVEEQGGSTSMANKEHPSSEQVRSPALSSLEDSAPPPQDNDIPPPPPPEEEWIPPPPPENEPAPPPPPEPEEPAVSFVNADTLPQPYGDQANLGYTLPGMEYYPAAGTDGTNANYYMQASDSHILQSQQHSYYAPLSASGVSIPVETTSIPPVPGSYYSYPSVTMAATEVAAESSGYYASSTSAISSGELDNKTSSASLVANSNVNTVESDKVISKEPTVASLSQSVGAVSSGPTVHGSSTQASTSSTNQTKVPRTKKRPVAVASSLRSNKKVSSLVDKWKAAKEELRDEEEEEPEDALEYLERKRRKEIDGWRKQQIASGEAKENANFVPLGGDWRDRVKRKRAEAKKEAKTEPIRAAAEQHKGEPDLSELSKGLPSGWQAYIDESTKQVYYGNNLTSETTWDRPSK, from the exons ATGATTGTTGCCTCCTCGGTTC ATAAGAAGGAAAATCCTCTAGCGTTGCTTGGGCAATATAGTGATgatgaagaagaggatgaagtaGCAACAGATCAACCCATTGGTGAAACTAAGGGGAGCCCAACTGATGCAAGTGCTGAG GTTATTCATGATCAGGGTGATATAACTGGGGATAACGGCAATGCAGATAGTGAACTGCCTGCTTCTGTTAGTGTTCAGCAGGAGGTATCTCAAGCTGATGATGTCAAAATTATCACAGAAACCGTTGCTCAGGAATTTACTGTTGCCCCTGATCCAACTCTGGAAAATGAGTGTGTGACAGCAACGGAAGCTGTCCCAGATTCATCTGGCATGCAAATTGTTGGTGACATTGGTGGGAATTGGAAGGCTATAATGCATGAACAGAGTAATCAGTGCTACTACTGGAACACAGTTACAGGAGAAACTTCTTGGGAGATTCCTAATGGATTAGCTTCAGTAGTTGCTGCCGATGGAATCACTTCTGCATCTGTGCCTACTCATATGGGGTACTCTGTCGAAGCTCAAGCACATGTCCTTCCCCACAGTAATGTCGAAGCATATCCTAGTGACGTGTCTGTTGGAAATGGCACAGCAACCTATACTGCTATGGGAACTTATACTCATGATCCTTATGCTTACACTGGAGCCGTTGCTAGTCATGAGACAGTGGACATTGACCCCTTGCAGCTTGCAAAATATGGTGAGGATTTACTGCAAAGACTGAAGCTGCTGGAAAG GCCACATGTTGCCATTGACAGTCTTGAGTTGATAAAAAGAGAAATTGAGATACGAATAGCAGACTGTAATGCCCTCTCCTCGTATGGATCTTCTTTACTTCCGTTGTGGTTGCATGCTGAGGTGCACCTTAAGCAACTAGAACTTTCAGTTTCCAAGTTTGAAGCTAGCTACACCACCAAACATGGATATCGGGAGACAGTGGATGCAGGACACAAAGCACCTAATGAAGCTGAAGTTATGGCACCCTCTGAGGGTGAGCATTTGAAGGTTGATGTTAGCACTCTGGGAATAAGTACTGGCGATGAAAATATTAAGGTTGAGGAACCATGTACAACATCATCTGTTCAGAACTCACAAGGTGTGGCAGCAGCTATTTTAAGAGTTGAATCAGATAGTGATGAAGATATGGACGTGGAAATGGAGGTCGATGAAGAAGGTGTTGAAGAGCAGGGCGGTTCCACTTCTATGGCAAATAAGGAGCATCCTTCATCAGAGCAAGTGCGATCACCAGCTTTGTCATCATTGGAGGATTCTGCTCCTCCCCCACAGGATAATGACattcctccaccaccaccaccagaagaggAATGGATTCCACCTCCACCACCTGAGAATGAACCagctcctccacctcctcctgaGCCTGAAGAGCCCGCTGTgtcatttgttaatgctgatacACTTCCTCAgccatatggagatcaagcaaactTGGGTTATACGCTTCCAGGAATGGAGTACTATCCTGCTGCTGGTACAGATGGCACCAATGCCAACTACTATATGCAAGCAAGCGATTCTCATATTCTTCAATCACAGCAGCATTCTTACTATGCACCATTGTCTGCAAGTGGCGTATCTATTCCTGTTGAGACCACATCCATCCCCCCAGTACCAGGTTCTTATTATAGCTATCCTTCCGTCACTATGGCTGCCACTGAAGTAGCGGCTGAATCTTCTGGATACTATGCTTCATCAACCTCTGCCATTTCTAGTGGTGAATTAGATAACAAAACAAGCTCGGCCTCCCTTGTTGCAAATAGTAATGTGAATACTGTGGAGTCTGATAAAGTGATATCCAAGGAGCCCACAGTTGCGTCTTTGAGCCAATCAGTAGGAGCAGTATCTTCAGGACCAACAGTACATGGAAGTTCTACTCAAGCTTCTACTAGCTCCACTAATCAGACTAAAG TTCCTCGTACTAAGAAGCGACCTGTTGCTGTTGCATCATCACTGAGATCTAATAAGAAGGTCTCAAGTCTGGTGGATAAG TGGAAAGCTGCAAAGGAGGAGCTTcgtgatgaagaggaagaggagccTGAAGATGCTTTGGAGTACCTAGAAAGGAAACGCCGGAAGGAAATAGAT GGGTGGCGTAAGCAACAAATAGCTAGTGGAGAAGCCAAGGAAAATGCTAATTTTGTTCCCCTTGGTGGTGACTG GCGTGACCGTGTAAAACGCAAAAGAGCTGAAGCAAAGAAGGAAGCAAAGACTGAACCTATTCGTGCAGCTGCCGAACAACACAAAGGGGAGCCTGATCTCTCAGAGCTCTCCAAGGGTCTTCCTTCTGGGTGGCAG GCATACATAGACGAGTCTACGAAGCAAGTGTACTATGGGAACAACCTCACTTCCGAGACGACTTGGGATCGGCCTAGCAAATAA
- the LOC125518866 gene encoding uncharacterized protein LOC125518866 isoform X2: MASRRVLRLLTASRGISSTPHLASLGWINKIKDTFTGKKAADSPFPPSESFNLNMFADSMEMARKVGTFKNFVSGRCSEATVVAACEKHAAVLRYLATIDPTGEKLKTSDKISATKHCNCTIADVEHILAKYTWAKDAQKKIEKLKEEGKPVPKTFTEVLWGFLR, encoded by the exons ATGGCGTCCCGCCGCGTCCTCCGCCTCCTAACGGCATCTCGAGGCATCTCCTCAACCCCACATCTCGCCTCCCTCGGGTGGATCAACAAGATCAAGGACACCTTCACCGGCAAGAAGGCCGCCGACTCACCCTTCCCCCCGTCTGAATCCTTCAATCTCAACA TGTTCGCGGATTCGATGGAGATGGCGAGGAAGGTGGGAACTTTCAAGAACTTCGTGTCAGGGAGATGCAGCGAGGCCACCGTCGTAGCCGCCTGCGAGAAGCACGCCGCCGTTCTCCGCTACCTCGCCACCATCGACCCAACCGGCGAG AAGCTCAAAACCAGTGACAAAATTAGTGCCACCAAGCATTGCAACTGCACAATTGCTGATGTGGAGCACATACTGGCCAAGTACACATGGGCTAAAGATGCCCAAAAGAAGATTGAAAAACTCAAAGAAGAAGGAAAGCCAGTGCCAAAGACATTTACTGAG GTGTTGTGGGGCTTCTTGAGGTGA